The Daucus carota subsp. sativus chromosome 2, DH1 v3.0, whole genome shotgun sequence genome includes a window with the following:
- the LOC108208842 gene encoding DNA damage-repair/toleration protein DRT100, which yields MSLATLPAVVLLSVFLPLLLANACSPADHSALLSFKAALTEPYLGIFSSWTGDNCCNQWYGISCDPSTNRVTDISLRGESEDPIFERAGRSGYMTGTISKSICSLDQLNTLVIADWKAISGEIPGCLTSLPKLRILDLIGNKLSGKIPADIGNLNRLKVLNLADNAISGSIPGSIVNLASLMHLDLSNNQLSGELPEDIGNLKMMSRALLSKNKLTGSIPCSVANIYRLADLDLSMNQISGSIPAQLGSMPVLSTLYLDSNQITGEIPAGILSNTGINIVNLSHNALSGYLPDVFHSKTYFAAIDLSYNNLRGSIPKSLSKAMYVGHLDLSHNHLCGVIPNGIPFDHLDASSFADNDCRI from the coding sequence ATGTCACTCGCCACACTCCCCGCGGTAGTCCTGCTATCCGTCTTCCTGCCACTACTACTCGCCAATGCCTGCTCGCCTGCTGACCACTCTGCACTTCTCTCTTTTAAAGCCGCGTTAACCGAGCCTTACTTGGGCATTTTCAGCTCCTGGACCGGAGACAATTGCTGTAACCAATGGTACGGCATTAGCTGCGATCCTTCAACTAACCGTGTCACCGACATTTCCCTACGTGGTGAATCTGAAGATCCTATCTTCGAGAGAGCTGGTCGATCAGGGTACATGACTGGTACAATCTCCAAATCAATCTGCTCACTCGACCAGCTCAATACACTCGTGATTGCAGACTGGAAAGCGATCTCGGGGGAAATTCCAGGCTGTCTTACTTCCCTGCCTAAGCTGCGTATTCTTGATCTTATCGGAAACAAACTCTCTGGCAAAATTCCAGCTGATATCGGAAATCTGAACAGGCTTAAGGTCCTTAATCTAGCTGACAACGCGATATCAGGCTCGATTCCAGGATCTATTGTTAACCTAGCTAGCCTTATGCATCTTGATCTTAGTAATAATCAGCTATCTGGTGAGCTTCCAGAGGATATCGGAAATCTGAAAATGATGAGCCGAGCTTTACTCAGTAAGAACAAACTTACTGGTTCAATCCCCTGTTCGGTTGCTAATATCTATCGTCTCGCAGATTTAGATCTGTCAATGAATCAGATATCCGGTTCGATACCAGCTCAACTCGGCTCAATGCCGGTGCTTTCTACTCTTTATCTGGATAGTAATCAGATTACAGGTGAAATTCCAGCTGGTATATTGAGTAATACCGGTATAAACATCGTCAACCTGAGCCACAATGCGCTCTCAGGCTACTTACCCGATGTGTTCCACTCGAAAACCTATTTCGCGGCAATTGATCTTTCGTACAATAATTTAAGAGGATCGATTCCTAAATCGTTATCAAAGGCAATGTATGTCGGACACTTGGATTTAAGCCACAATCATCTCTGTGGCGTTATTCCGAATGGAATACCGTTTGATCATCTCGACGCGTCGTCGTTTGCAGATAATGATTGTAGGATTTGA